Part of the Pseudobdellovibrionaceae bacterium genome is shown below.
AAGGATCTTTCGTTTGGTTTCTGATAAACTTCACCACCTGTTCCACTGGACAGGCGCTTAACACCGCCTCCACCGTCTGCTCCGCCATATGCCTGTAGGTAGTGTATTTGCCGCCCATGACAAATGTGATATTTCGCGGATCCGGGAGTATCACATGCTCTCGGCTCACTTGACTCTCATCACCTGAACCGTCTCCCACGAGGGGCCGCACGCCCGCATAGCTGGCAATTATATCGCTTTTAGTTAGCCGAGCGCCGGGGAAATACTCATTCACCACCTGAAGCAGGTAATCCACATCTTCCCTGGTGCTATGCACATTTCTTGGATCGCCAGAATAATCCGTATCTGTTGTACCCACTATGACCATTTCATGCCTGGGTATTCCAAAGACAATACGGCGATCATTGTCTGCGGCCATCACCACGGCTTGTTTTAAAGGTAGTCGGCTTCTTGAAAGGGTGAGATGAATGCCCTTGGTGGGGCGCATGCGAGCCCGCCAATCGTCCACCAAAGTTTTTGCCACTTGGTCTGTCCACGGCCCAACGCTGGCGACAACGTGCTTTGCGTTTATTTGAAAAAGGTCACCCGTGCATCCATCACGACACTTCAATGCTTTGATTTTTTCATTTTCAAAAACGGCACCCTCAGCCGACACATAAGACACAGCCACAGCGCCTAACCCATGGGCCGACCGCAGGGTCTCAAGCACCAATCGGTCATCATCCATGTAAGCATCAGAATACACATAAGAACCCTTAAGGCCTTTTGGCTGTAGCACAGGCAGCCGTTCGATGGATTGCTCTGGCGATAGACGTTCATGAAATTCGGGCATTTCAAACATGGCCAGTGCATCGTAAAGCCACATTCCGAGACCCATTTTAAACATGCCCACACGCCCACCCTCATAGAGGGGCAACACGAACCTCAGCGGATGCACCAAATGCGGGGCCATTGAGAAAAGGAGCCGCCTTTCTGTCAAAGCCTCATGCACCAAACCAAACTCAAGATTTTCTAAGTATCGAATGCCACCGTGGATCAACTTGCTAGAACGTGAGCTCGTGCCCGAAGCAAAGTCATTGGCCTCAACCAGCGCCACTTTCATGCCTCGACTAGCGGCGTCTCGCGCCACCCCAGCACCAGTAATCCCGCCGCCGATGATCGCTAAATCAAAGACTTCCGCCTTAAGTCGATTTATGTTTTCAGAGCGAACGCTCACTGAAAAATCGCAAGCCATGAGATTACTGATATCAGCAATCATCCTCTCTTGCCATTCCAATCCCCACTATGTATGTTGTTTTTCATTCCAAAACCAATAGACCCTTGCCCCGGAGGACGTGGTGATCGAGTTCCCACAATCTAAAGTAAATGAAATCATTGCCAGCATTGACCGCCATCTCGATCAGTTCTCAGGCACTCCCGTGGCTGCCTTTGATGCTGATGGCACTTTGTGGGATATGGATTTGGGCGAGAATTTTTTTAAATACCAAATTCGTGAAAATCTTTTGCCAGACCTCCCTGCAAACCCTTGGGAGTATTACCTCAATTTGCATGATAACATTTCAGCCGTTCAGTCTTATCTTTGGTTGGCACAGATCAATGCAGATCTCCCCATTGATCAGGTGCGTGAGTGGGCAAAAAAAGCCGTAGCCACCGTTGGTGAACTTCCTATTTTTAAAGCCCACAAGCAGATCATTGATCACCTTTTAAAAAACAACGTCGATATTTTTATAGTTACCGCATCGATACAATGGGCTGTGGAGCCCGGAGCCCAATTTCTTGATATCCCCACAGAAAATGTCATCGGCGTAAAAACCCGCATTGAAAATGGTTTGGTAACCACAGAGCAAGAAGGTGCTGTCACTTACCGCGAGGGCAAGGTCACAGGTCTGCTAGAGCGAAACGGAAATCGACACCCTTTCTTCTGTGCTGGAAATACGCAAGGAGATTTGCCCCTACTTGAGGCTTCAAAGGGCCTGCGTCTTGTCGTTGCCGCATCACCTGAAACATCCACCAACTACAAATCTGAACGCAAAATGATCGAACTGGCTAACGAACGGGGTTGGTTTTGCCACTCGTACCTTTAACCAAGAGCAAGATCCCAACCCGCTCTCTGAGTTGCCCAAGTTAAAAGTCGATTTAAAGTTAACCTTGACCTATTATAGCTTCTAACTCGTCCACTTCTTTCGGGGCTCTATCGGTAAGATTACCGTGGCCGTCTTCAGTGACCACAATGTTATCCTCGATGCGAATTCCAATGCCTTTAAGCTCTTCTGGCACATTGTCCAAGTGAGCTGGCACATAAAGACCTGGCTCTACAGTAATACAAAATCCCGGTTCTAATTGCCGAGACTCACCGTTCACTTCATAGGCTCCCGCATCGTGAACGTCCATTCCGAGCCAATGGCTGACTCCATGAGGATAAAAGGCGAGATACGATTTTTCTTCAACGATTTGATCTTTCGAACCTTTAAGTAATTTTTCGTCAATCATGACGTCGATTAACTCATTTCTGGCGGTTTCTTGCAATTGTTTAAGAGTGACCCCTGGCTTAACCATCGCCACCATACGCTTCTGGACGTCTAAAACTTTTTGATACACCCGTTTTTGGGCGCCATTGAACTTTCCACTCACAGGATAACTGCGGGTGATGTCGCCAGAGTAGTAGTGATACTCGGCCCCCGCATCAATCAACATAATCTCGCCATCTTTTAAGGGCTGATCATTAAAAACATAGTGCAAAGTGGTGGCGTTGTTGCCGCCAGCGACGATGGTTCCGTAACCTTCGCGGGCAGCCCCACGCTCCATAATTTCTTTGATAAAGAGGCCGTGCAAAGCTCGCTCACTGACGCCCGGTCTTGTGGCCTTCATCACTTCAATGTGTGCTTCGGCTGAAATATCTGCCGCTTTCTGCATCACTTCGATTTCATAAGGCGTCTTTCGCACCCGCATTTCACCGATCAATGGTACTGAGTCTTTGATCGCCAAGTTGCCCTTGCCACTTCGGCCCCAACTGGCCTTCACAGTTTCAATGACATGGCGAAAGCGAACATCAAAGTCTGTGTTCATAAAAAGGCTGTAGTAGACCACGTCTACATCACGCAATAATGCCGGCGCTTCTTTTTCAAAATCATCCACAATAAATGCAGCGTCCACACCAAACTCTGTTTGGGCAAGCTTCGGGCCATAACGAAAACCATCCCAAGTTTCACGTAAAGGGTTTTTGTCGCGAACAAACAACACTGTTTCTGGGCTGCGCCCCGGTCGAAATACAAAAACACTTTCAGGCTCTTCAAAACCAGAAAGGTAAAACAAGTTTGAGTCTTGTCTGTAAGAGTGATGAACGTCGTGATTTCTTACATACTCGGGATGCGCCGGCAAAACCAATGCAGCCCCATTTAATAGTTTTGCTAGCCGATCCCGACGTTCCTTAAATACGGACATGTCATATATGCTTTTTCTCATGGTCATCTCCCCTAGAACCCATACTTTTTAGCAAGCTCACGCGCGGCTTTTTCACCGGCCTGTTCGCCGGCTGAAAATATAGACCGGGCGCTGCCAAAATCAAGCAACTTATAGTTTCGTGTGTTAACATTCACCACATAACTGGCTGCACTCGCTGATTTTTTTAAGTGGCGAATCAGCTCTTGCCAAACCACCGCCGAGACGTAGCTGTTTTTTAACTCGTCTTGCTTTAAGGGCTCGCCATCAGATAAGACATTCACAAAGACAATCACTTCAATCTTTGCCGCCTTCATGCGCGAAATGGCCTCATCCACAGAAAAAGCTCCGGCCACCCAATGGTCATTGGGTTGAAACAGCGGCGGATAAGGCATACATTTTTTAAGGGCCTCCATCACTGATCCACGCTGTTGCCAACTTAACGTGCCAGAATAAATCGACAGACTGGGACATGCAAAATCCACCTGCATGCTGCCGATATCCGACTTTTCTAAGTTCTTTTCGAAAAACTCAGACAATGTGTTTATGCTGTTGGCCTCAAGCTTCTTTGTGAAAAAACCCCGCTTTGCCAAATCTTTTTGTTCCAGCTTGTAGAGCTTCCACTCGGCACCATGAACTTTTCCATTTTCGGCATACAACGCCGCCGGCAACGCTCCCCATTCAATACCGATAATAGAATCAATGGGGATTTTTGCTTTCACAAGCTCTTTGATTACACCCGTGTGAGCAAAGGCCTTCACGCCACCTGGCCCGAGAATTAAACCCACCTTGGGGGGGGCCAAGGGTTCCTGGGGCTGCGGTTGCTTCAACCAAGTGTCACCCACGGACTCTTCACTGGTAATCACATGAACTTCAGAATCTTTTGATGGTTCACTTTGGGGGCTGTCGATTTTTTGTTTACGCTGTTCAAATCGTTCTGAAACCGAGGCACATCCCACGACAAAATAAAGGGCCCATAGCCCCACAACTAACCCCACTTTAGATTTTTTTAGCATAAACAAAAAACTCCCGATTACCGGCTTTACCTAAAATTGGACTCTCAATGTAATTTTCTACCACAAGCCCCAACGATTTGCACAGTCCGATAATTTTCTCTTTGAGATGTTCATATTGTGCCGGGTCCTTGACGACGCCCCTTTTATTTAGGGCCTCTGGCCCCAGCTCAAATTGGGGTTTGATCAAGGCCAGCAAATGTCCGCTGGGCTTCAGCCATTGACTAATAAGCGGCAGCACCTGAGTGATCGAAATAAACGACAAGTCTACTGTGATCACGTCAAAGGGTTTCTCTAAGTGAGGCACCAGTGTGGCATTCTCGTTCATGTCTCTCACATGTACGCCTTCAAATATTTTTAAGCGTGGCTCAGGGCGTAGCCGAGCATGCACTTGCTCATGGCCCACGTCCACCCCGACAACTTCTGTAGCGCCGTGCTGTAATAGACAATCCGAAAACCCACCCGTGGACAGCCCTATATCTAAAGCCCGAATGCCTTCAACGTTAATAGATAGTTCTTTAAGGGCGCCAGCCAGCTTTAATCCTCCTCTCGACACATAGGTCAATGCATCGGAGGCCGCCACTGTCACCACGCTGGTTTCACTGACAAGAAAACCGGGCTTTTCCACTGTTTTTTCCCCAGCCCTATTCTTTACCGTAACAACACCTGAGCGAATAAGTTGCTGCGCCTTGGATTTTGATGGTGCCCACCCTTTATCGACTAAATACTGATCAAGACGTATTGAGGGTGTGTTTGCCATAGTCTAACTTTTTTAAACAGTTCGGTTTAAGTTGTATTGACTCAACGACCCCAATTTGTGGGCTTTTTCGCCATAGGCCACAAGACTTGATTGCATTTCCTCGGTCAGCTGAGTGAGCGCTTTTTTGGTTTCCTCAAGACCCATAAGCGACGGAAACCCCGAAGCTTCTGGGTTATTTTTGTCATAATCCAAAATATCGTCGGCCAGTTGAAAGGCCAAGCCGAGCTTTTCACCAAACTCACGCAAATGAGCGCGGTCTTCAGCATCGACTTTCGCCACCACCGCCGCTCCCTCTACCGCAGAAGCTATGAGTGCTCCGGTTTTTAATTTATGTGTGAGAGTTAATTCATCCACCGTTAACACCTTGCCACCCAAAGCTTCAATATCAATGGCCTGCCCGCCAACCATACCCAGTGGACCTGCTGCTTGGGCCAACACACGCACCAGCTCAAGTCCCACGCCTGGATCTGAAGAATAGTTTTCGGCGATGGTTGAAAATGCCGCCGTCGACAGACCGTCACCTGCCAGCAGTGCCATGGCCTCACCGTAGACGATATGATTAGTGGGTTGGCCGCGTCGCTCATCGTCGTTGTCCATGAGTGGTAAATCATCATGGATCAACGAATAAGTATGAACACATTCAACAGCGGCAGCAAAGGGTAAGACCCGCTCTTTACCTACGCCCAACATTTCAGCCGTCAACAAACAAAGCACTGGCCGAAAGCGTTTTCCGCCATTGTCGAGAGAGTATTTCATCGACTCAAAAAGTCGGTTCATACTGCTGGAGGGCCACTTGCCACCCGCAAAAAGATTGCGCAGGTAATCATCCACAATGACGATTTCTTGTTTAAAAAGATCAGTCAGGCTCATTCATCCACGTCCGCAGAAAAATCTTCAGTCACGGCCTGCCCATTGTCATCCACCTTAACCAAAAGTTTCACCTTCGCCTCGGCCTCGGATAACTGCTTGTTGCACTCACGCGAGTGTTTAATACCCTCTTCAAAAAGTTTTAGTGAATCTTCAAGTGACAATTCGCCACCCTCCATAGCTGAGACGATTTCTTCAAGACGCCCCAATTTTTTTTCAAAGTCCATTTCATATCTCCTATTCTTTTTCTAAGGTCGTCACTGACACTTGGGCTCCTCCATGGGCCAATCGCACGTGTAGAGAGTCACCCACAGAAAGCTGTTCGACATTTTTTACAACTACCTTTTGTTTTGTAACTATGGAGTAGCCCCGATCCACCACTTTTAACGGGCTTAGACTATCTAATACGGCCATCAGTTCTTTTAGGTGATGGCGACGGTCTTGCAAAATTTGTTTTTGCGAACTGGCCAAGCGAAGCCCTAGCATGGCCACCCGCTGTCGCTGGCGATCTACCAGCGCAAGCGGGGTGCCCAGACGCTTTAATAAGTGCTGCAGCTGTTGCCTTTTAAGGCTTACAAATCGCTCTACAGAAAGTTCTAGACGCTGAGTCAACTCATCACAACGCATACTTAAATCTTGTAGGCGACGTTGAGGATCTATGAGTCTCTTGCCCAGATGGGTCAATCGTTGGCGGTGGTGATGAATTATAAAGTTCATTGACCGCAACAAACGATGCCGTATTTGTTTGATTCTCTCTAAGAGGTCTTCTGAGTTTTTCACCACAAGTTCGGCCGCTGCCGATGGCGTGGGAGCGCGCAAATCAGCCACAAAATCAGATATTGTGAAATCCACTTCATGCCCCACCGCCGATATGATGGGTTTTTGCGAAGCCACTATGGCGCGAGCCACAGATTCTTCGTTAAAACACCAAAGATCTTCAATAGACCCGCCGCCACGACCAACAATAATCACATCGATATTTTTGATTTTATTCGCAGCTTCGATGCCCTTAACTATGGAGGCCGCTGCCGTGGGCCCCTGCACAAGCGCCGGCACTACGGTGACCTCAGCGCCCCGGTGGCGCCGTTTAAGCACATTGAGTATATCCCTAATGGCCGCACCCGTGGGTGAGGTGACAACGGCAATATGTTTTGGAAAAGCCGGCAAGGGCTTTTTACGTTCCTTTGCAAACAGACCCTCTTTTTGGAGTTTGGCTTTGAGTTGTTCAAAAGCTTTCTGCAAAGCTCCTGCACCCACAGGCTCCATGGTCTCGCAAAAAACCTGGTAGTTGCCGCGGGGTTCGTAAACAGTGATCTTTCCCCGAACCAAAACTTCCATGCCTGACTCAGGCCGAAATTTCAGGCGACTATTAAACCCACGAAACATCACGGCGTTCACCTGAGCTTTGTCGTCTTTTAGGCTAAAATAAAAATGCCCTGAAGTGTGGGCCTTGAAATTAGAAATTTCCCCTTGCAGCCAAATTAGCGAAAACTGAGATTCTAAAATTTCGCGTACCGAACCGTTGAGTTCAGATACAGAAAATACATGGGGCTCATTAGCCACAGGTTGGTTGTCTTCGGGCTCCTCATTAGCCCAATCTGAAAATCCCATTTGTGTCTGACTCATGACCGCAGAACATAACGGCCCCTTACCAGAAAAGAAAGTTTTACCTGAGGCTTTTCACAATTACTTTGCGGCGCATAAGCCAGAATCAGAAAGGATTTTGGCCCACCCATAGGTTTTGAAGCGACCAAACGCCCCCAACCACCAGACAGATCAGAGCCAGTAGCCGGTGCCCCTGCATTTGGGTTAAAAGTTGCGGCGGAAAGTGCTTTTCAGCGAGCCCCACCAATGTTTCAGAATGCAACACAAAGGTCAAAAGGGCGCCGTAAAACAGCACAATAAACGGAAAAATAAAATCGAGTTCGTGGTAGGTCATAACATCGTATCGGCAGCTTGTGTCTCAATATTAAACAACAGGTTAAATAAATATTTTTTCGTTAGGCCAGAGGTCTTGTTTGAAAGTCAAGTTCTGTGTAAGAGGGGCCTAATAACAGTGATTTTCCGCAAAAAACTTGCAATGGCTATTACGTACAGCGTTCAAATCTGGCAAGCAGCGCGCTAAGAAAAATGCTATCTCTGCCGCCATGGGCACCCCTTTCCGGACCGATCACTTTATATTTCTTTTTAAGGCTCTTAAGTCTGGTTTTTATCTTCGGCATGGCATTTGCCTCGTTGCTGTCAAATAGGGTTTGTTGTATATTCAATGTCAGCTTCTGTGGGCTCATGAATAAGTAAACCCTACAGTCAAAGCAATGGGGATGGTCCCTGAGAGTGGTGTGCAAGCTCAAGTTCGAGTTGAGAAGCCTGAAGCTCTTATCACTGTCGCCCACCTTAGCGAAACCGGGTTTGCAGTTCATAGAGCACCACAGTTGTTTTT
Proteins encoded:
- a CDS encoding exodeoxyribonuclease VII small subunit — protein: MDFEKKLGRLEEIVSAMEGGELSLEDSLKLFEEGIKHSRECNKQLSEAEAKVKLLVKVDDNGQAVTEDFSADVDE
- a CDS encoding glycerol-3-phosphate dehydrogenase/oxidase, with the translated sequence MACDFSVSVRSENINRLKAEVFDLAIIGGGITGAGVARDAASRGMKVALVEANDFASGTSSRSSKLIHGGIRYLENLEFGLVHEALTERRLLFSMAPHLVHPLRFVLPLYEGGRVGMFKMGLGMWLYDALAMFEMPEFHERLSPEQSIERLPVLQPKGLKGSYVYSDAYMDDDRLVLETLRSAHGLGAVAVSYVSAEGAVFENEKIKALKCRDGCTGDLFQINAKHVVASVGPWTDQVAKTLVDDWRARMRPTKGIHLTLSRSRLPLKQAVVMAADNDRRIVFGIPRHEMVIVGTTDTDYSGDPRNVHSTREDVDYLLQVVNEYFPGARLTKSDIIASYAGVRPLVGDGSGDESQVSREHVILPDPRNITFVMGGKYTTYRHMAEQTVEAVLSACPVEQVVKFIRNQTKDPLNNRATVETLQASRLMVSKWAKEYDFSAQTIEALVERHALEAEDIIKTYGHKVSGQNPSALWQLEAHHAIDTTMCFHLVDFYLRRVPLFLADPEHGFQFLDSIASTFAERLNWSEAEKQTQVDALYKHKNHELAWQQS
- a CDS encoding polyprenyl synthetase family protein, which produces MSLTDLFKQEIVIVDDYLRNLFAGGKWPSSSMNRLFESMKYSLDNGGKRFRPVLCLLTAEMLGVGKERVLPFAAAVECVHTYSLIHDDLPLMDNDDERRGQPTNHIVYGEAMALLAGDGLSTAAFSTIAENYSSDPGVGLELVRVLAQAAGPLGMVGGQAIDIEALGGKVLTVDELTLTHKLKTGALIASAVEGAAVVAKVDAEDRAHLREFGEKLGLAFQLADDILDYDKNNPEASGFPSLMGLEETKKALTQLTEEMQSSLVAYGEKAHKLGSLSQYNLNRTV
- a CDS encoding aminopeptidase P N-terminal domain-containing protein, translating into MRKSIYDMSVFKERRDRLAKLLNGAALVLPAHPEYVRNHDVHHSYRQDSNLFYLSGFEEPESVFVFRPGRSPETVLFVRDKNPLRETWDGFRYGPKLAQTEFGVDAAFIVDDFEKEAPALLRDVDVVYYSLFMNTDFDVRFRHVIETVKASWGRSGKGNLAIKDSVPLIGEMRVRKTPYEIEVMQKAADISAEAHIEVMKATRPGVSERALHGLFIKEIMERGAAREGYGTIVAGGNNATTLHYVFNDQPLKDGEIMLIDAGAEYHYYSGDITRSYPVSGKFNGAQKRVYQKVLDVQKRMVAMVKPGVTLKQLQETARNELIDVMIDEKLLKGSKDQIVEEKSYLAFYPHGVSHWLGMDVHDAGAYEVNGESRQLEPGFCITVEPGLYVPAHLDNVPEELKGIGIRIEDNIVVTEDGHGNLTDRAPKEVDELEAIIGQG
- a CDS encoding exodeoxyribonuclease VII large subunit; translation: MGFSDWANEEPEDNQPVANEPHVFSVSELNGSVREILESQFSLIWLQGEISNFKAHTSGHFYFSLKDDKAQVNAVMFRGFNSRLKFRPESGMEVLVRGKITVYEPRGNYQVFCETMEPVGAGALQKAFEQLKAKLQKEGLFAKERKKPLPAFPKHIAVVTSPTGAAIRDILNVLKRRHRGAEVTVVPALVQGPTAAASIVKGIEAANKIKNIDVIIVGRGGGSIEDLWCFNEESVARAIVASQKPIISAVGHEVDFTISDFVADLRAPTPSAAAELVVKNSEDLLERIKQIRHRLLRSMNFIIHHHRQRLTHLGKRLIDPQRRLQDLSMRCDELTQRLELSVERFVSLKRQQLQHLLKRLGTPLALVDRQRQRVAMLGLRLASSQKQILQDRRHHLKELMAVLDSLSPLKVVDRGYSIVTKQKVVVKNVEQLSVGDSLHVRLAHGGAQVSVTTLEKE
- a CDS encoding patatin-like phospholipase family protein; protein product: MLKKSKVGLVVGLWALYFVVGCASVSERFEQRKQKIDSPQSEPSKDSEVHVITSEESVGDTWLKQPQPQEPLAPPKVGLILGPGGVKAFAHTGVIKELVKAKIPIDSIIGIEWGALPAALYAENGKVHGAEWKLYKLEQKDLAKRGFFTKKLEANSINTLSEFFEKNLEKSDIGSMQVDFACPSLSIYSGTLSWQQRGSVMEALKKCMPYPPLFQPNDHWVAGAFSVDEAISRMKAAKIEVIVFVNVLSDGEPLKQDELKNSYVSAVVWQELIRHLKKSASAASYVVNVNTRNYKLLDFGSARSIFSAGEQAGEKAARELAKKYGF
- a CDS encoding haloacid dehalogenase-like hydrolase, whose protein sequence is MIEFPQSKVNEIIASIDRHLDQFSGTPVAAFDADGTLWDMDLGENFFKYQIRENLLPDLPANPWEYYLNLHDNISAVQSYLWLAQINADLPIDQVREWAKKAVATVGELPIFKAHKQIIDHLLKNNVDIFIVTASIQWAVEPGAQFLDIPTENVIGVKTRIENGLVTTEQEGAVTYREGKVTGLLERNGNRHPFFCAGNTQGDLPLLEASKGLRLVVAASPETSTNYKSERKMIELANERGWFCHSYL
- a CDS encoding TlyA family RNA methyltransferase, which encodes MANTPSIRLDQYLVDKGWAPSKSKAQQLIRSGVVTVKNRAGEKTVEKPGFLVSETSVVTVAASDALTYVSRGGLKLAGALKELSINVEGIRALDIGLSTGGFSDCLLQHGATEVVGVDVGHEQVHARLRPEPRLKIFEGVHVRDMNENATLVPHLEKPFDVITVDLSFISITQVLPLISQWLKPSGHLLALIKPQFELGPEALNKRGVVKDPAQYEHLKEKIIGLCKSLGLVVENYIESPILGKAGNREFFVYAKKI